DNA sequence from the Corynebacterium yudongzhengii genome:
CGCCGGATGTCAACGAGTCCGAGCAGGACTTCGTCGCCGTCGGCGAGGACATCCGCTATGGCATGTCCGCGATCCGCAACGTCGGGCGCGAGGTGGTCGACTCGATCATTAAAACGCGCACGACGAAGGGGAGGTTTACGTCGTTTACTGATTACCTCGACAAGATCGATTTGCTGCCGTGCAACAAGCGCATCACCGAATCGCTGATCAAGGCCGGCGCCTTCGACTCGCTGGGCCATCCCCGCAAGGGCCTCATGCTCGTTCAGGAAGATGCGGTCGATTCCGTGTTGACCACCAAGAAGGCCGCCGATAAGGGCCAGTTCGACCTGTTCGCCGGCCTCGGCGGCGACGATGGGGGAGAGGGGTCGAGCGTTTTCGCCATCGACATTCCCGACGACAGCTGGGAGCGCAAGCACGAGCTCACCCTGGAGCGCGAGATGCTCGGTATGTACGTCTCGGGCCACCCGCTCGACGGCTACGAAGACGCCCTGGCCGCCCAGACGGATACCCAGATGACCACCATCCTGGCCGGCGAAGTCCACCACAAGCAGCAGCTGGTCATCGGCGGCATCATCTCTGGGGTGGATCGGCGCTTTTCCAAGAAAGACGGCTCGCCGTGGGCAATCGTCACGGTGGAAGACCACCACGGCGCCCAGGTGGAGATCCTGGTGTTCAACAAGGTCTACTCGCTGGTCGCGCCGCAGATCGTCGAGGACAACATCATCCTGGCGAAGGTGCATGTCTCCATCCGCGACGGGCGGACCTCGCTGTTTTGCGACGACATCCGCGTCCCCGACCTCGGCCCCGGCAACGGTGCGGGTCTGCCGCTGCGGCTGACCATGCGCACGGAGCAGTGCACCGTCGATAACATCGCGAAGCTGAAGAACGTGCTCGTGAATAACAGCGGCGACTCCGACGTCTACCTCAACCTCGTGGCGGGGGAGGAGTCGACGCTCATGGTCCTCGGCGAACACCTGCGCGTGGAGCGTTCCGGTAACCTCATGGGTGATCTCAAGGCCACGATGGGCTCGGGCATTCTCGGCTGAGAATGATCCCGGTCTAGGCTGGTGTGCCATGACTTCTGGCAACCACACACCGGAGATCCTCCTGCGAGAGACTACCGCCGAGGATCTGACCTACATCAAGCGGCTGAACTACCTCGCCGAGGTTTTCGGCGAGGAGTCCACCACCCCCGACTCGCAGGGCTTCTTGGCGTCGGCGCGGTTCTACGTCGACGCGTGGCGCGCAAAGCAGGGCGGGTTCATCGCGATGGATACCTCGCTGGACAATCCCGCCGGCGGTGTCTGGATCATCGAAGGTGACGACGATCTGCATGGCACCGGATATGTTTCCGCCGACATTCCTGAGCTGGCTATCGCCGTCGAGAAGCGCTACCAGGGCCACAAGCTGGGCCCGCGCCTGATCCAGGCGGCGACCGAGCTGGCGCGTGAGCGGGGCTTCGCCGGTATTTCGCTGGCGGTCAACCTCGACAACACGCGTGCGCATCGGCTGTATGAGCGGCTGGGCTTCGTATTCCATGCCGAGCGCGAGGATAATCACATCGCGATGGTGCGCCGTTTCTGACACCCCGGGGACTTATTGAATTTTCGTTGAAAATGGGTGCTACGCTAGCTGGGTAGACAGATCAGTTCACTCTGTGTGGCGTTTCAGAAAGGTAGAGCGAATACACGATGGTCAACAAGATCCGCACCACCCACGTCGGCTCTCTGCCGCGCACCCCGGAGCTTCTGGAGGCGAACAACCAGCGCGCCAACGGCACCATCGACGATGAGAAGTTCTTCGAGATTCTCGAGAACTCCGTCAACGAGGTGGTCAAGCGCCAGGTGGATCTCGGCGTCGACATCGTCAACGAAGGCGAGTACGGCCACATCACCTCCGGTGCCGTGGACTACGGAGCGTGGTGGAACTACTCGTTTAGCCGGCTGGGCGGGCTGACCATGACCGACGAGGATCGCTGGGCCGCCCAGGAGGTCGTGCGCTCCGCGCCGGGCAACATTCGTCTCACCTCGTTCTCCGATCGCCGCGACCGCGCGCTGTTCTCGGAGGCATACAACGACCCGGACTCCGGCATCTTCGCTGGCCGCGCCAAGGTGGGCAACCCGAAGTTCACCGGCGAGGTCACCTACATCGGCCAGAAAGAAGTCGAGACCGATATCCGCCTGCTGCGCAACGCCATGGACGCCGCCGGCGCGAAGGAGGGCTTCGTCGCTGCGCTCTCGCCGGGCTCTGCGGCCCGCCTGAAGGATGAGTACTATTACGACGACACCGCGCTGGTGAACGCCTGTGCCGACGCCATGTCCCAGGAGTACAAGGCGATTACCGACGCCGGCTTCACCGTCCAGCTCGACGCCCCGGACCTCGCCGAGGCATGGGACCAGATCAACCCGGAGCCGTCGGTCGCCGACTTCCAGGACTGGCTGAAGATTCGTATCGACGCCATCAACTCCGCCCTCAAGGGTCTCCCGCGGGAGCAGACCCGACTGCACATCTGCTGGGGTTCCTGGCACGGCCCGCATGTCACCGACGTGCCCTTCGAGGACATCATCGACGTCATCCTCGAGGCCAACGTTGGCGGCTACAGCTTCGAGGCGTCAAGCCCCCGCCACGGACACGAGTGGCGCGTCTGGTCCGACGGGCGCCTGCCCGAAGGCCGCGTCATCTACCCGGGCATGGTGTCGCACTCGACGAACGCCGTCGAGCACCCGCGCCTAGTGGCCGATCGCATCATTCGCTTCGCCGAGCAGGTCGGTCCGGAAAACGTCATCGCCTCCACGGACTGCGGCCTCGGCGGTCGCCTGAACCACCAAATCGCCTGGGCTAAGCTTCAGTCGCTGGTCGAGGGCGCCGAGATCGCTACCAAGGAGCTCTTCTAGGGCCCTGCTCAGGCGTAGCACAAGTCGATGTTGAACTTGTGGTCGATATCGCTGGAGAAGTTCAAATTCCAGCGGATATCGGAAGGCGTCAGCGCCATGCCCGTGTGCACCTGCGGGTGCGCCGGGTGGCTGATCTTGTAGTGCTTGCCGCCGCGGGAGACCTCAAAGCCTTTGCTCTTGGAAAGCGGAATCATATGTTGCGGATCATCCGGTAGGGAACGCCGCTGCCGCTGAGACGTGGATGCCGGCTTGGCTTTGCGCCGGGGCTGAGGGCTCGGCGACTCGGAGCGCTTATTCGGCGCGAAGTAGATCAGCAGATCTTCTTCGGGGTTGACCACCAGGTAGTAGTCCTTGGTGCGATTTTCGCTATTCTGTTCACCATGTTTGGTTTCTTTAACCTGAGTTAGGACATTTAGTCAGGTTTTGGCAGCCGTTCGATGATGGCGGCGACCACGAGTTCCACATGACCGGTCAAGAAAGTATTCCTAAGGGAACACCTGACTTTGAGCTCTTCCCGTTCCCCGGAGAGGCACGATCGTCGAACCTGGAGAGCGATTGATCGATGAACCCGGCGGTCTCAACAGCGCCACTTTCACCCCAGCCCGATGAGACGAGAAAACCCCCGGACCACCAAGCGGCCCGGGGGAATTCTTCAGTCTTAGCGCCCGAAGTTTGCGAGCATTCCCTCGATGTTCTCCACGCCGATGATCGGGATGAACGTGACGCCGGCCTGAATGATCAGTCCGACGGCAGCCACGATGGCACCGATGATGGCCATCGCCAGCTCACCCTCCGGGCTCGGGTTGATGGAGCTCTGGACCCACTCGGGGAGGTGCGAGTAGTCCTTCTCCTCGTTCTCGGTCTCCCCCTCCTCAGCCTCAACCTCACCCTCAGCAGCCGGCTGCTCGGCAACCTCAGCCTGCTCAGTGCTAGAAGACTGGGGCAGGCTAGAAGAGGACTGGGCAACAGCCGGGGTGGTCAGGGCCAGGGCAGAGCTGGTGGCGGCGATCAGCGCGAGAGAAATACGACGACGCATAGTGACATTCCTTTGCAAACTTCGGAGATTGAGGAGCCGGACACGAAGTTAGCACCCACCTCGCTATACGGGAACCCTCAGAGAACTTTTAGGGGAGGATATCCTCGATGTGATCACGCAGGTGCGGCGGGATCAGCGACATGAGGAGCTGGCCGATCGCCGGGGTCGAAGCGATCACGCCACCGATAGCAGCGATCAGAGCGATCAGCCCGCCCACGACGAGCAGCCCGGAGCTGGAGGACACGCTCGATTCACTCGAGCTGCTCGAACCAGCAGCGGATCCATCGGCCGGGTCCTCGCCGGAGCCCTCGGTCACCGCACCGGTGATCTCGAAGACGGTGGTGGTGCCGGAGACCTCATTGCCCACGACCACGAGGTCGTTGCCGTTCGGGGAGTCGGCGGCCGGGATGAACACCAGGCCTTCCGCGCCGAGGTCACCGGCGTCTTGCCAGTTATCGACGAGCTCTTCGCTCTCCTCATCTATGGCGGAGACGTCGAAGTTCCGGTTGTTGACATAGGCGACGTAGCTGGCGTTCGCTGGGTCGGTGATGTCGTAGACGAAGATGCCGCCGACCCGCTCGAGGCCGATGAAGGCGTAGTCCCGGCCGTTGATGTGGCCGAGCGCCACGCCCTCCGGCTCCGGGCCCTTGTTGTCGGAGCGGGAGTCGAACCAGCCTTCGTCGTGACCCGCGTTAAAGACCAGCTTGCCCTGCTCGTGGAGGCGTGCGGTGATCTCCTCGAACTCGGAGCCGGAGTTGAACACTTCGGTGCCGTCGGTGGAGAAGATAGAAAACGACCGCGAGCCGAAAGAGTACAGCTCGTTGAAGCAGGTGCCGTCCTCGTTGAGGCCGTCGGCGATGGTGATGTTCAGGCGCCCGGCGTTCTCATCGGCCTGGAACTCTTCGATCTCCTCGGCGCTCATGCCCGCGAAGCCTTCGCAGATACCCGGCAGCGGGTTGTCGGCGTAGTCGGTCTCGTCCGGATCGCCGAGATGCTTGATGCGCGCCTCTTCGGAGTAGGCGTCCCAGTCGCGGGCGTCGCCCTCGTTGGCCATGACCACGTAGTCGCCGCCGTCGTTAGCCGTGTAGCCCACGATCGAATCCGGCTGGTGGATGCCGCGCACCGGCCATTCGGTGATGTTGATGCGATCGTCCCGGTCGGAAGCGTCCAGCGGTACCTGTGAGTGATCGGCGGTGCCCAGCGGGAAGATGTTGGTGACGGTCGCGGTCTCCACATCGACCACGGCCACGGCGTTGTTCTCCTGCAGCGTGGTGTAGAGCTTGCCGCCGACCTCGGTGATGTACTCGGGCTCGAGATTCTGAGCGACGGTGGTGGAGTACTCCGCGCCGTCGACCTCCGCGGGGCCGAAGATGCGCACGCCCTCCGGCAGCTCGCGGGGGCCGTCCTCGTTGTAGGCCCGGAAATCAGCCACGCGCACGTCGCTCTGCGCCGGGGCCCGCAGATCGCCGATCTCGGGCAGCGCGATGATCGACACCGAGCCCTCCGGGTCGAAGGAGTAATTCTCGGCCGGCTCGCCCTCATTGGCGACGAAAGCGTAACGGCCGTCGGCGGAAATCCCCACCATGTCCGGCAGGGCGGCGTCGTGCTCGCCGTTGTTACCCAGCTTGACCTTCCCGAGTACCTCACTGGTGTTGGCGTCGAAGAACAGCATCTCGCCCTCGGCGGTCTTGTCGGCCGGCTCGACGGCGGCGACAGCCAGACCGTCCTCGCGCACGGTGACCGAGTTGATGCCGACATCATCGCCCGCGGAGACATCACCGACCTTGGTGGGGTTGGCAGGATCGGTGATGGAGATCACGTCGATGCTTCCGGACTGCGCGTTGACGGTGAGAACGATGTTCTCGGCGGCGTAGAAGTCCACGATCTCCGCCGCGCCCTCGTCGAACTGGCCGGTGTCGTAGGAACCGATCGGGGTGATCTGGAAATCATCGGCGTTGGCGAAATCGGTCACCGGGTTCTCGACGACGAGAGCGGAGGCGGGGGCGACCAGCGCAAGTGAGGTGGCGGTGGCGGCGCACAGGGCCACGGCCGTACGGCGGAGGGCCACGATACTGTCCTCCTTGAGTTATCAAAATGTGTGAAAAACCTGGCTTCATAAAAGCTAGCTGTCAGCCATGTGGAAGAGACGACACAGAAACAACGCCGATGTGACAAGCAAGTGAATCTTTCGTGAACCAGGCCCAACGCCCCGGCCCGGCCACCGGAAGCGCTAGAATTTCCACCCATGAACGACGTTGCGTACGAACCGGTGCATGCTTCCGATATCCAGGCCGCCCAGGCCCGGATTTCCTCGGTGATCGCCCCGACCCCGCTGCAGTACTGCCCGCGCCTGTCGGAGGAGACCGGGCATTCCGTCTACCTCAAGCGCGAGGACCTGCAGGACGTGCGCTCATACAAGATTCGCGGCGCCTACTACGCCATTTCGAATCTCTCGGAAGAACAGCGCAGCGCCGGCATCGTCGCCGCCAGCGCCGGCAACCACGCCCAAGGCGTGGCGTATGCCTGCCGGACGATGGGGATGCCGGGCAAGATTTTCGTGCCCACCACCACCCCCAAGCAGAAGCGCGATCGCATCGCCGTCCACGGCGGCGAGATGGTGGAACTGGTCATGGTCGGTTCCAACTTCGACGAGGCCGCCCAGGCCGCCCGCGAGGATGCGGAAGAGCGCGGCGCCACCATGATCGAGCCTTTCGACGCCCGCGATACCGTCATCGGCCAGGGCACCGTCGCCGCGGAGATCCTAAGCCAGCTCACGGCGCTGGGGAAGAACCTCGATACCGTGATCGTGCCCGTCGGCGGCGGTGGGCTGCTCGCCGGCATCACCAGCTATCTGGCGGATATGGCCCCGCGCGCGGCGTTGATCGCCGCCGAGCCCGCCGGCGCTGCCTCGCTGGCCGCCGCGTTCGAGAATAACGGCCCGGTGACCCTCGAGTCCGTCGACAGCTTCGTCGACGGCGCCGCCGTCAAACGCATCGGCCGTTTCCCGTACCAGGTTATCGACGCCAACCAGTCCCGCATCCACGCCGTCAGCTGCGACGAGGGCGCGGTGGCCACCGAGATGCTCAACCTCTATCAGTCCGAGGGCATCATCGCCGAGCCCGCGGGCGCCCTGTCGGTCGCGGCGCTGCAGAGCGTCAACCTGCCGGCCGGCTCCACCATCGCCTGCGTCATCTCCGGCGGCAACAACGACGTGTTGCGCTACGCCGAAGTCATGGAGCGCTCCCTGGTGCATCGCGGCCTGAAGCACTACTTCCTAGTGAACTTCCCGCAGGAGCCGGGGCAGCTGCGCAGCTTCCTCACCGACATCCTGGGCCCCGACGATGACGTCACCCTCTTCGAGTACCTCAAGCGCAACAACCGCGAGACCGGTGCCGCCCTGGTCGGCATCGAACTCGGCGATGCCGGAGACCTCGGCGGCCTGCTCGAGCGCATGGAGGCCTCGAAGATCAAGTGCGAGTACCTCGAGCCCGGTACCCCCGAATACGAGTTCGTCGTCCGCACCTAAAGGCGCTAGGCACCGCGGCGCAGGAGCGCGAACTCCCAGGCGCCGAGCTTGGTGTCCTCATTGCTTATCGACGGCCGCGTGAACGAATACACCAGCTCACCACCAAAGGGCGCGGTGACGGGTTGATCCGAGAGGTTCGCCACTAGCAGGTACTCACCGTGGCCGAAGGCTAACCAGCGCTTCTCATTCCCACCGGTTTCGACGAACCAGTCCCGCAGGTCAGGGTGTGCGATGCGAAGGTCGGTGCGCAGGGCAAGCAGGCGTCGATAAGCGTCGAAAATCTCCTGCTGCTGCGCGGTGAACGTCCAGTCGAGCTTCGCCGCGTGGAAGGTCTCGGGATCGGCGGGATCGGCGATCTCTTCGTCCGCCCAGCCGGCGGAGGCGAACTCGGCGCGACGGCCTTCGCGGGTGGCGTCGAGCAGGTGCTCGTCGGTATGCGAGATGAAAAACGGGAAGGGGGTGCGCGCGCCGAACTCTTCGCCCATAAACAGCATCGGGGTGAAAGGGGAGAGGTAGATCAACGCCGCCTTGAGCACCTGCTGGGTAGGGCTGAGGTTCATCGACGGGCGATCGCCGGCGGCGCGGTTGCCCACCTGGTCGTGGGTCGTCGTGTAGGTCACCAGCCGCCAGGCCGGGGTGTGCGCCAGATCCAGTGCGCGGCCGTGGGTACGCCTGCGGTAGGCGGAATAGGTCTGGTTGTAGCGCCAGCCCATGCGCAGGGTGTCGGCGAGCACTTCGATGTCGCCGTAGTCCTTGTAGTAGGCGTGGTCTTCGCCCGTGATCAGGGTGTGGATGCCGTGGTGGATGTCGTCGACCCACTGGCCATCCAGCCCATAGCCGCCGGCGGCGCGCTCGGTGATCAGGCGCGGGTTATTCAGATCGCTTTCGGCGATGAGGGTGCGCGGGCGACCGTTGATACCCTCGAGCTCCGCGGCGACGATGCTCATGTCCTCCATGATGGAATACGCCAGCCGGTCGTCGTAGGCGTGCACCGCGTCGAGGCGCAGGCCGTCGATGTGGAACTCGCCCAGCCACTGGCGCACGGCGCCGAGCACGTAGGCGCGGACCTCGTCGGAATCCGGGCCCGAGAGGTTAACCACATCACCCCAGCCCGTGGCGCCCGCGGCCGTGTAGGGGCCGAACATGCCCACGTAGTTACCGTCCGGGCCGAAGTGGTTGTAGACCACATCGAGCACTACCGCCAGGCCGCGGGCGTGCGCGGCATTGACGAAACGCTTCAGCCCGTCCACCCCGCCATAGGCCTCGTGCACCGCGTACCAATCGACGCCGTCGTAGCCCCAGTTACGCTCGCCGCCGAAAGGCTGCACCGGCATGAGCTCGACGGTGTTCACGCCGAGCTCCACCAAATAATCCAGTTTCTCGACGGCCGCATCCAACGTCCCCGCCGGAGTGAAGGTGCCCACGTGCAGCTCATAAAGAATCATCGACGACAATCCGCGACCGGTCCACTGCTCATCGGACCACGCGAAATCCGTGACCACGACCTCGGAGAAACCGTGGATGCCGTCCGGCTGCGAGCGGGTGCGCGGATCGGGCAGCGGCTTCGACCAGCCGTCATCGTTGTGCACCTCGTAGGCGTAGCGCTGGTGCTTAAGCATCGGGATATCGCTGATCCACCAGCCACCGCTTGCCTGCTGGAGATCGTGGGCCGGGCCTTCGGGGTCGTCGAGACGCAAACGCACCTGATCGGCGTGCGGGGCCCAGACGGAGAACACCTGTGTCGCTTCATCGCTCATGAAACCCCAGACTAAGGGCGAAACGGGTTGGGCGCACGGGTAGGGTAGGGAGACGATCAGCGACATGAACGACTCCTACCTGCTTCCCGAAGCCCACCGCGACTACGTCGACGAGTGGGAGCTCAAGCGCTCCCGGTTTCTCACCACCGCGCGCCGGGTCATGAACGAAAACGAGGCGCGGGAGTTCATCGACGAGATCAAAGCCACCTACCCGGATGCCAACCACAACTGCTCGGCGTACTACTACCACGTTGAGGGCTCCAATCCGGTGGAGCGTTCCTCCGACGACGGCGAGCCCTCCGGCACCGCCGGGCGCCCCATGCTGGAACAGCTCAAGGGATCGGGGATGTGTGACATCGCGGTCGTCGTCACCCGCTACTTCGGCGGGGTGAAACTCGGCGCCGGGGGATTGGTGCACGCCTACTCCGAATCCGTCGGGCGGGTGCTGCCGCAGATCCCGCGGGTGCGCCGCAGCCTGCGCGCGCTCTACACCGTGGAGTTCGAGCACGCCGATGCCGGGCAGAAGGAAGCCGAGCTGCGCGCCCGCGGCATCCACATCCTGGATGTCAGCTACGGCGCGCGGGCCACCTACACCCTGGCCGTCGCTCCAGACGAGGCCGCAGAGCTTGCCGATACCCTCGCCACCCTCACCCAGGGTCAGGTGGTTCCCGTAGAGGCCGGAACCGCCTGGGTTGAACATCGAAGTAACCACTAAGATGGTGGGCATGACGATGCAGCCGCGCCCTCACAACCCGATTCAGCAGCGCAAGGACCAGGTCCGTAAGTACGCGCGCAACGGAGTCATCAGCGTCGCCGGCGGTCTCGCCGGCGGATTCCTCGTGGGATTATTCATCACCAAGTTCTGGCTTTGGATGACTCTCGGAATTGTCATCGCCGTGGTCGGCGGAACGTATAACTTCCTGAAGGTCCGCCGGATCGTCAACCACCGCGACGAATACTAAAGGATGTCCGTGCCGGAACCTGATGGAAAGCCGGTGCGTATCGACGTCTGGGTGTGGGCGGTACGCATCTTCAAAACCCGCTCGGCCGCCGCGGAGGCGGTGCGCGCCGGGCACGTGAAGCTCAACGGTTCGACCACCAAGCCCTCCCAGCAGGTCGTGCCGGGCGATCACATCCGCGTGTGGAAAGACCACCGAGAGCGGCGCTTCGAGGTCGTCGCCACCCTGCGCAAGCGCGCCGGGGCGCCTGTGGCCCGAAAGTGCTACGTGGACCACTCGCCGCCCCCGCCGCCGAAGGAGGTCCTAGCCTCGCTGCCGCAACGTGATCGGGGAGCGGGCCGGCCCACCAAGAAGGAGCGCCGCCAGCTCGACCGCCTGCGCGGG
Encoded proteins:
- a CDS encoding GNAT family N-acetyltransferase, encoding MTSGNHTPEILLRETTAEDLTYIKRLNYLAEVFGEESTTPDSQGFLASARFYVDAWRAKQGGFIAMDTSLDNPAGGVWIIEGDDDLHGTGYVSADIPELAIAVEKRYQGHKLGPRLIQAATELARERGFAGISLAVNLDNTRAHRLYERLGFVFHAEREDNHIAMVRRF
- a CDS encoding choice-of-anchor I family protein — protein: MALRRTAVALCAATATSLALVAPASALVVENPVTDFANADDFQITPIGSYDTGQFDEGAAEIVDFYAAENIVLTVNAQSGSIDVISITDPANPTKVGDVSAGDDVGINSVTVREDGLAVAAVEPADKTAEGEMLFFDANTSEVLGKVKLGNNGEHDAALPDMVGISADGRYAFVANEGEPAENYSFDPEGSVSIIALPEIGDLRAPAQSDVRVADFRAYNEDGPRELPEGVRIFGPAEVDGAEYSTTVAQNLEPEYITEVGGKLYTTLQENNAVAVVDVETATVTNIFPLGTADHSQVPLDASDRDDRINITEWPVRGIHQPDSIVGYTANDGGDYVVMANEGDARDWDAYSEEARIKHLGDPDETDYADNPLPGICEGFAGMSAEEIEEFQADENAGRLNITIADGLNEDGTCFNELYSFGSRSFSIFSTDGTEVFNSGSEFEEITARLHEQGKLVFNAGHDEGWFDSRSDNKGPEPEGVALGHINGRDYAFIGLERVGGIFVYDITDPANASYVAYVNNRNFDVSAIDEESEELVDNWQDAGDLGAEGLVFIPAADSPNGNDLVVVGNEVSGTTTVFEITGAVTEGSGEDPADGSAAGSSSSSESSVSSSSGLLVVGGLIALIAAIGGVIASTPAIGQLLMSLIPPHLRDHIEDILP
- a CDS encoding RNA-binding S4 domain-containing protein, with amino-acid sequence MSVPEPDGKPVRIDVWVWAVRIFKTRSAAAEAVRAGHVKLNGSTTKPSQQVVPGDHIRVWKDHRERRFEVVATLRKRAGAPVARKCYVDHSPPPPPKEVLASLPQRDRGAGRPTKKERRQLDRLRGHR
- the treZ gene encoding malto-oligosyltrehalose trehalohydrolase, coding for MSDEATQVFSVWAPHADQVRLRLDDPEGPAHDLQQASGGWWISDIPMLKHQRYAYEVHNDDGWSKPLPDPRTRSQPDGIHGFSEVVVTDFAWSDEQWTGRGLSSMILYELHVGTFTPAGTLDAAVEKLDYLVELGVNTVELMPVQPFGGERNWGYDGVDWYAVHEAYGGVDGLKRFVNAAHARGLAVVLDVVYNHFGPDGNYVGMFGPYTAAGATGWGDVVNLSGPDSDEVRAYVLGAVRQWLGEFHIDGLRLDAVHAYDDRLAYSIMEDMSIVAAELEGINGRPRTLIAESDLNNPRLITERAAGGYGLDGQWVDDIHHGIHTLITGEDHAYYKDYGDIEVLADTLRMGWRYNQTYSAYRRRTHGRALDLAHTPAWRLVTYTTTHDQVGNRAAGDRPSMNLSPTQQVLKAALIYLSPFTPMLFMGEEFGARTPFPFFISHTDEHLLDATREGRRAEFASAGWADEEIADPADPETFHAAKLDWTFTAQQQEIFDAYRRLLALRTDLRIAHPDLRDWFVETGGNEKRWLAFGHGEYLLVANLSDQPVTAPFGGELVYSFTRPSISNEDTKLGAWEFALLRRGA
- a CDS encoding cobalamin-independent methionine synthase II family protein; this translates as MVNKIRTTHVGSLPRTPELLEANNQRANGTIDDEKFFEILENSVNEVVKRQVDLGVDIVNEGEYGHITSGAVDYGAWWNYSFSRLGGLTMTDEDRWAAQEVVRSAPGNIRLTSFSDRRDRALFSEAYNDPDSGIFAGRAKVGNPKFTGEVTYIGQKEVETDIRLLRNAMDAAGAKEGFVAALSPGSAARLKDEYYYDDTALVNACADAMSQEYKAITDAGFTVQLDAPDLAEAWDQINPEPSVADFQDWLKIRIDAINSALKGLPREQTRLHICWGSWHGPHVTDVPFEDIIDVILEANVGGYSFEASSPRHGHEWRVWSDGRLPEGRVIYPGMVSHSTNAVEHPRLVADRIIRFAEQVGPENVIASTDCGLGGRLNHQIAWAKLQSLVEGAEIATKELF
- the ilvA gene encoding threonine ammonia-lyase IlvA, whose amino-acid sequence is MNDVAYEPVHASDIQAAQARISSVIAPTPLQYCPRLSEETGHSVYLKREDLQDVRSYKIRGAYYAISNLSEEQRSAGIVAASAGNHAQGVAYACRTMGMPGKIFVPTTTPKQKRDRIAVHGGEMVELVMVGSNFDEAAQAAREDAEERGATMIEPFDARDTVIGQGTVAAEILSQLTALGKNLDTVIVPVGGGGLLAGITSYLADMAPRAALIAAEPAGAASLAAAFENNGPVTLESVDSFVDGAAVKRIGRFPYQVIDANQSRIHAVSCDEGAVATEMLNLYQSEGIIAEPAGALSVAALQSVNLPAGSTIACVISGGNNDVLRYAEVMERSLVHRGLKHYFLVNFPQEPGQLRSFLTDILGPDDDVTLFEYLKRNNRETGAALVGIELGDAGDLGGLLERMEASKIKCEYLEPGTPEYEFVVRT
- a CDS encoding IMPACT family protein, which translates into the protein MNDSYLLPEAHRDYVDEWELKRSRFLTTARRVMNENEAREFIDEIKATYPDANHNCSAYYYHVEGSNPVERSSDDGEPSGTAGRPMLEQLKGSGMCDIAVVVTRYFGGVKLGAGGLVHAYSESVGRVLPQIPRVRRSLRALYTVEFEHADAGQKEAELRARGIHILDVSYGARATYTLAVAPDEAAELADTLATLTQGQVVPVEAGTAWVEHRSNH